In Chionomys nivalis chromosome 21, mChiNiv1.1, whole genome shotgun sequence, the genomic window TGGGTAGGACAGGCCTGGCCATTCCTCTGTCCAGACCATTTGGAGGCTCGGGGACCGTTCAAGCCACACAGTGGTAAGTGCCCTGGAGTTCCACCTGCATACATGTGGAAGACAGGCAATGTGGCCAGGACATGCCTGGCAATCTGGCTCCAGGTcacttttctgaccaggactgtcCCTGACACCCAGTCTGGCCAGGGGATCAAGGCTACAAAAtgttcctcctgccccagctggtGCTCAGCTCCCTGACAAACCCAAACTACTGTTGTCTGCTTTCCCGTGCAGGCAGAGGGATAGGTCCTTAAAGGGCCTGCCCTCGTGGTACTGCCACAGAAGGTCACCTCCAACCTGCACCTCCTTCCTGGCCCATAACCCTGCTCTCCCTCCAGAGCTGACTGACGACGTCCCACCCTGGACTACTCGCTCTGTGACAGTCCAGAAGGCCCCCAGCCAGGCTCTGGTGATGAGGTCTGCATCCCACCCTCAAGCAAGCATTTCAGTCCCTAGAGGTCACAACCCCAGGATAAGCCTTGGCTGCTGTCAGTCTGCATTTCCAGAGGCTTCTGCTGCACTATCCTGTAAACAGCAGTCTGTGGGGACAGGATTGTGGGGTCTCCCCCTTCCCTATGTCCCCGCCCAACCCTGGCTCCGCATTCCTGCCTTTGTTACCTCCATGACCATAACTGAGCACCGCTGTTTGCCAGGCACAAGACAAGAACTTCAGACGAGAGTTTAAATGAGAAGTAGAGTGGGGTGGAGGAGAAGGTCCAGTTAGCGCAGTACCTGCTGCTCGAGaatggggacctgagtttaaatACCCAACACCTACATGGTTGTATCCGTAGGCTGGGAGCACAGGTGGGGGAATGACAGGACATATGGGCATTCCTGGAGCTCCTACCAGTCAGTCTAGCCATTTTGGTGAATActggattcagtgagagaccctgtttcaaaaaattagGTGGGGAATGATTGAGGACACCCATgttgacctctagcctccacatgtatgtgcagcCACAGGCAAACACAGTAAAAAACGGCCACTGCCATCCGGGAACAGTCCCACATCTTCACCACGCCCCATCTCAGCTTGAGCATTATTTCTGAGCCCGCTCCAGCCCCTGGGCTATGATGCATTTCCCCTATGCTGCTCTGTAATAAACACTACTGTTTCTTTATAGTAGGAATTTCATTGAGTTCAAATTTACTTGCATTGGTTCTGGAGACCCCAGATCCCATTCCTGAACCTCATAATGGAGGTAAAAGGAGCTGGCAACTAATACTATTGGCCAGATATGTGCATCCCCTGAAACAGCCAAGGTCCCTGTGCTGTGGTCTTCgggaagaatgagagaagggaGCATGTGAGGCTCTTTAAGGCTGGGCTGGAAGGAGTGGGGAAAGCATTTCTAGTGGAAGGGTGGCTTTGAACAAAGTTTCGGACACTTGATCCTAAGAGTAGGACAGAGCAGCGAGGAAGCGTGGTGGAGTCTGGAAACGCCAGGGAACTGATTGTGTTCAGGTCCAAAGGGCCTAGAGATGAGGTCATGCTGGCTGCACTATCCCCAAGGTTACAACTGCAGTAAAGATTTCCCATGGGATCTGTTTATAATGAGCCATGAACCCCTGAAGGTAAAGAGGTGGTCAAGGCAGTGAAGTAGTGACCACCACTAGTACTTCTGAGAGCATTCCTATGTCTGTTTCTCAGGCTAGTCCAAACTACTGGGCTGTCTGTCATGCCTCAGCCTCCGATCGTCTGGGACTATACACCACCAATCTTGGCTTCTTAGTTTTCTAACGGGACATCCCTTCTAAGCCCATCTTTAGTCCCCAGTTCCAGGAAGCACCCCTGCTTTCGTCCCCATTCTTGGCTTGTTTCTCAGAGCAGGAAAGAAGCAGAATGAAGTGGTCACAATTCCTCTGCTTTCAATTCCCAGCTTTGCTAGTCATGGGCTGTGTGGTCTTGGGCCAATCACCGCTTCCTCGAGCCCATTTATTTAGACTTctgtgaatgagtgttttgcctgtgtgcatgtatgtgcaccacctgtgtgcctggtgccccttggaggtcagaagagggttatATCCCCAGGAATTAGAGTTAAGATGGTTCtgagcctccatttgggtgctgagacctgaacctgggttctctagaacAGCAGCCAGcactcaacctctgagccatctcttcagccccaagtcCATTTAATTAACCAGCTGGTAAATGGATTTAAAACTACTTACCTCATGGGGCCTGTGAAGCActtaaaaacttaataaaaagtatatgctcaattgTTTTTGCTTATGCTTTCTACTCCCTTTATTGTTAGGCAcagtttctatttcttgtatATATAAAGTTGGTATTAAACGTACAGTCAGTGGACAAGAGCCTTAATTACTGCCATGGGTTGTCCCTTGCGGAATCCTGGACTAGGGGTAGTGGTTTGGGGTTTAAAGTGGCTTGGCCTGCAAACCTGTTTTTCTCATTGGGCTCAAAGCACCAATTAAGCAGGGCCAACTGCTTGTCTGTGTCACCTGAGCGCTCCATAGAGCACTGGCCCAGGCAAAGGCCCCAGAGCTGGGCCACATTATGTGGTGAACTCTCTTAGTCATTCTGGGTCAAGGAAGCAggcccagaaaaaaaataaaaaaaaaatcccggtCACTCAGTTCCTTCTTGCTCCATCAGAGCTCCAAGTGTTCCTTCCAAATGACAGAAGAAATGGGCCTGCCGGAGATTCCCAGCAGGGATCTGAAGTTCTGAATTGGGTGACCATTGCTCTGACACCTCAGGAGCTCTGCCATTGGCTTCCCAATGCTGTTCACTGGATTTGCATGAAGGAAGCAAATCCTTCCCAGGTTCCTGCCCGGTTTGTCTGCACAACAGCAGATACTAGATGATAATGTATTCTGACCAGTGAGGCCATTTTCCTCTCAATTCCTTCCACCAGAGACATTAGCCTTGGCACGCAAGAGCTGTGCAACGGattcaggaaggaaggagtgagtgATGAATTCCTAACGCCTATGGACGCCAACTTTGCCGAggataagaagaaaacaaggggTCTATCCTTGGAATACACAACAGCGTGTGGACACGTGACTTGGCATGTGATTTCAGGTTTGTGGGTACCTGAGGCTCCAGGGGAACTCCAGAAACAGGAATCCCATACTGAGTTCTTGAGCTTAGTGGCTATTTGTCCCAGCTGGGACCTCTCCCTGCAGTCTGCCCTCTGGCAGGGTGAGACATGGAAGACCCAGGAGTATGTACGGATGTCAACTGCCTTAACATAGCACCAGGCTGTGAGACCCTCTTCCCTGAGGGTTCCCTGCACCTAGGTCATCATGTTCACGATTACAGGAGGGGCTCAGGACGAGGGTGTATGTTGAGGGACAGATGAGGGCCAGTCGCACTGCTGAAGAGGAAAGCAGATGGCCTTCTATTTAGGTGATAAATTCCTTAGTGCCTTGAAGAGTCCGGAATGCTCTCACCTCATCCAGGTTTATATTTGAAACTTGCTGCTTCATAGGGACTAGATGGCACAAGCCTAACCTGCCCACTTCCTTTCAGGGAAGCTCTGGGTACCAGGAAACCCATTCCAGAGAGGTGTCACGGATCCCTCTCAGCCCCTCCTTTCCACTCAGTGCTCAAACTCAGGTGGAGGTTGCAAATTCAGGATCTTGGTTAGGGGTTGCAGGTAAGGGAAAGAAGCACAAGGGAGAGCCAGATCCCAGCCTGCCCAAGTGCCTCAGCCCCAGCTAGACTTGAGCCTCAGGCCTGATATTCTACACAAGGCCACAAAACATCCATCATTAGCCCCTACAcactctcttcccattccctagGTGTTGGCAAAGAGCAGACAAGGGTAATAATACACGATCAACTAACTGTTCTTGACCCAGAACACCCCCCAcgccacacatatatacatacacacagaggcctaGGGCCTCTCTAAAGAAGCAATAGATTTATTTCTTGAACTGAACTCCTGGGGAGATGGATGGTGCCACCATATGCCCTCTGTCCTGCTAGGGGACCTGAGGTAGCACAGTCCAGCCATAGAGGGATCATCCTTCCCCACCTACAGATTAATGCCAGGGAGTCAGATAGTTGGCACGACTGTAGAGAGAAAGAGGAGTGAAATGGGAACTCCAGGGTGCTCTCAAGAATAAACAAGTTTTTCTTCCCAcgctccaccaccaccccaaagcccacctctcTGTCCTCAGGGATCTAAAAATAGTTTCCATCCCGGCTATGTGCCCAAGAGCCTTCAATAGCCCCCTATTTCCTTTTGTAACTTTTTGACTATTTTCTTCATCTCTAATCTACCTCGCACTATTTCCCAATGACTCGCCAACGTCAACTGCTTCATGGGTTTTCAGTCATATATGAACCTACTCTAGCATCACACAGTAACAACACCCAAAGTTTTCCTTCCTGTGAGCTGGGGAAGGCAGCTTTCGGGAACAGGAAAGGGCACTCCGGATGCTACAAGCTACAAGAGGTGAAGAGGAGTGTGTGCTATAGGGAGAGACAGAGTGCATGGTTGTgccagtgtttgtgtgtgtgtgtgtgtgtgtgtgtgtgtgtaggggatggGGTAGTATCACGGAGTCCGCACAGggcatggctggagagatgagtttCTCAGCACTTCCACTTAGTACCTAGCCTTTAACTAAAGGTGACCCTGCTGGGGACGCTATCACGCAGCAGGAAGCAGATGGCAgttccttccttctccatcctcccaggCCCCCTCCTTCCGGCCTCCACCGGGCCAATCCTGGTGAGAAATGCACCCCTAGCCCGGGCCCACTAAGCAGTAGGTTGATAGCTAGCTGAGCATCTTCAAGTCTCCCTTCCCAGGGGGCGTGGCAGGCTGCGGCCAGGGCGGGGCCATTCTCTACCTGTAGTGGGAGCCAAAGCGTCGGAATACGTTCCTGAGAAAGAACCGAGAAAAACCCTGCTGAACTCGGCTCCCAGAGCTTGGAGGTGCCAGGCACCCGCCGACAGGTGCCGGTTCGGTAGGAATTCAGTATCTGTCCTACAGTAACAATCCCCACTTCCCTGCTCGGGGATGGGGTCCCGCGTGGTGTCACTTACAGCGAGTCGAAAGGCATGGGCTTCTGTCCGTAGCGGTCCAGGCTGGGGTTCTGGTTGAGGCAGTACTGGGGCAGGCCACAGGAATGGAGACCTGTAAGCCCTCAGGGCGCGGACCCCAGCAGCCGCTTCCCTCCCAACCACCCGGGTCGGGTCTACGTGCATCTTTCCCTACCCGCCAGTTCTGGGTCACGTCAGGCTTCAAGTACCGCACCGCGTAGCCACTGAAACTCTCCACTGTGAAGAGAACCCACCTTGCGGACCCAGATCCGAACAAACCTGGCCCGCCCTCATTTAAGCTCCGCCCCGCTGGAGCCTTGCTTGGCTCTCAGGCCCAGCCCCAGTGGCTTCCCTGACCTGGAGTCGTCCCAACCCCAATCTGGTCCCTGTGCTTGCATTGCTGGTCCTTGGGCCCATGGCCCTTATTCCTTCATTCCTTGCTTTAGAATGTCATCAACCTGCGGGAGATCTCCCCCCTCTCTAGGGCACCCTTTGTAATTGGTAGACTGACCCCTCTTGTTGATGCAAGGTAGCTTGAACTCCCCGGACCTAGACACGAATTTAGACCAGTCTTCTATGGCACGCGTGTAGCAGGGCCAGTCGACCCGGTTGATGCCTGGCGCGATGGGCACCATTTTTCCTTCGCGGTACTTATGACAGAGCTTCTGGCCGGTCCCTGTTAAGTCCTACGGAACGATGGATGATAATGGCAGATGCAAGGCAAGATCCTGGGGGCTTCCTCAGCTGACACTAGGCCCATTGGACTGGGGGAGAGGGGATACAATAAACCAGGGCCTGGATTGCATGGGGGTGAAGTCCTTGGTAGGCAGCTGGGCATATGCTCAAGAAGTAGAGCCCTGGACCAGAAGTGCCTAGGCATCAGTACAGACTGGTGCCACTGAGCCCATCCACGGCTGAGGACAAAGTACACTCACCAGGCATTGCAGGGGTTTGTTGGGGACTCCCAGGAGTGTGAAGTGGGCCTTGTTAAAGTCATCTGTTGAAAGATGATAAAGGTGTCCCTTTCAGGAGCTCTTATAGGCCCACCCTAGAGGCTTCAGCCACATTAGGCACCTTGCGAGAGAAAAATgttttgccaggtgtggtggcttgtgACTTTACTCCCAGCtatcaggaggcaaaggcagacagatctctgggagttcaaggtcaacctgatctacatctCAAATTCTAGGCCAACTAagattacatagtgagattctgtctcaaagaaaaaaagttagggtttttttttttggggggggggttcgagacggtttctctgtagctttggagcctgtctggaactagctcttgtagaccaggctggtctcgaactcacaaacatccgcctgcctctacctcccgagtgctgggaaacATGGATAAATGGCTTAGTTAAGTAGTTCATACACAAATATTAGAAATTCATTTGACTTCATGATCCCTAAACACATAAAAAGACACCCTGTTTCATTTACAAGATGAATGTACATTTAATTTACATTAATATTTCAATTTCCTCCACTTATTAGGCCAGACTGGGAACAATGCAAATGTTAGTATAGCTTTAAGAAATAGGCccctcaggggctggagagatgtctcagtggttaagagcactgactgctcttctagagtaccagggttcaattcccagcactcatatgggagcttacaactgtctgtaacaccaggatccagcaccctcacacaaatatatacaggctaaaacaccaataaaataattaaaaaaaaaaaaaaagaaataggccCCTCAGCATACATTTACTGGAGGCTGTGTGAATTGATTAGAGCCTACAGACAGCAGTCCaggaaacattaaaataaaaagaattgcaAATATGCACACATCCTTTGACTCCACAAATGATGTCAAAAGAAGGGGACCCATTTTCATGTTTGTAACAGCAAAAGAACGTAAGCATTGGTCATTAAACCAAATAATCCCAATCATACCTGCGCTAGGGAACTGTGGAGAGTAAtctgagtcaggtgtggtggcacatacctgcgCTAGGGAACTGTGGAGAGTAAtctgagtcaggtgtggtggcacatacctgcgCTAGGGAACTGTGGAGAGTAAtctgagtcaggtgtggtggcacatacctgcagTTCTAGCACCTGAAGGATTGTGAGTCTGAGATCGGTGTGAGCTATCTTgtgagacttggtctcaaaaatCTAAGGGCTAGGGTATACCTCAATGGTAAAGAACTTGCCTAGCTTGTGTAGACCCTGTCTTCAATCCCCAGAAGGACAACAAAAAGTATTCATTTGTGTTCACGTACGTCTAGGATCTTTAAGTCTTGAGACTGTAATGGTcagtcctgtccctttaagagacaagccctgcccattCCCCCCCTCCACCACTGAAGCCAACagatcttccttctttcctgcatCCCTAGttctcttcttttccatctctctcccaaagaggtagctgctgctgtggctcctctcctcctccccatttctctttctcccctccccccttttccccTTCATAAGCCACTAAATAAATAGCCAACCTCACTCTGTATGACATACCTATCAGTCTCGGTCCCTCACCTGCCACTCAGGGGCTCCCTGCTGCCCGCTGCAGCCGCTCGGGGACCTgcaacattttacttttaccattacagaGACTATTGGAGACCAGGAAGAGCTGACACTCAAGTCACCACTTTAACCAAATCGCCAGTgtacttctttattcattaaccaaaaaaagcaacacatatacagaaggacttcccataccaggagaccattacagaaaaccacagttgATCAAAATGAGGACTTACAGTGTCTCGTTCCAAGTGATACATCTATAACACAACTCTTGCAAGGCTCAGGAATCATcgtggaagagggagcagaaagagccagaggagcaggaattttgctgtgagattgtgtctcctagaaatgtcagtgAAGCTACACCTGTGAAATCTCACTAACATGGCTGCACATATATAACCTGAACAAGGATGGCACCAATTGACACCTAACATGGAAGCAGGGAAGGTCACAAAGTTTCAAgcatagacaaagaactacagtaTCTAAGGAGGgcggagagtgggagaaatagtctttcccagggaagagcgcACCAATTGGCTCTCTGATACCAAATAGTCAggcctgaaaacacacatacattatacagactgagcataTTATATTTGGgagtatgtacatatgtatgcatgtatgtatgtatgtgatggcaagtaaagaaaaagaggcatgATTTTGAGGGAGAGCCCGGGTAAGTACATAGGAGGTTTTAGAGAGCGGAAAGTGAAGGGAGGACATGATGTAATCTTAATCTTAAAtacaaaaaattataataaaaagccAATAGTCcaaggaaaaaatagaaatgatggaAAATCATTTTAGGCTAAGGCTAAAGGCTTACCTAATGCATAACCCTCAATTCAACCCCATTCCCAttttaaactataaaatatatatttgtagacTCCAGGGGAGCTTTTAGGTGTGCTGGTTA contains:
- the Spmip8 gene encoding testis, prostate and placenta-expressed protein → MAQIIDVVPWEDGSAHVYASPAILLPLERVRNPLAGVKHQLYHPALPTLRRMDMDTVKGCLSDEHSQSSTYCSKDDFNKAHFTLLGVPNKPLQCLDLTGTGQKLCHKYREGKMVPIAPGINRVDWPCYTRAIEDWSKFVSRSGEFKLPCINKRVESFSGYAVRYLKPDVTQNWRYCLNQNPSLDRYGQKPMPFDSLNVFRRFGSHYSRANYLTPWH